In the Carassius gibelio isolate Cgi1373 ecotype wild population from Czech Republic chromosome B24, carGib1.2-hapl.c, whole genome shotgun sequence genome, one interval contains:
- the LOC128013112 gene encoding uncharacterized protein LOC128013112 produces the protein MDNNQPWLQHLLAGSQYRIDNNCQTSPPANTALCGLNGGIQMRPFLPPSPKSVIQMNNSSFGISTLEMGISDEEWERLQQALDWPGPDQQITQLNLSTSPVHSTFSIVELKQSYKVGDNISVIITARDHNKNLKRYGGDFFKAKLFNSKLKASVYGEVVDHRNGTYSVLLLLPWEGQAQVFVRLEHSSEVVQILKKYRESSFPRSHYNGHFEGPGAKNTKISEVVECNLKWGAKGSLRTSKCCCEYKDIKTGNEWQCERPKRLPCDKMVGHSMGRFESPLNHFENRLFSKKLTNVAIIGDKTIINVLPNTEVIVYPAGQRDKAMKTYIVLDEQSNKSLGRTEFFEHFGIQGAGSRYTLKTQDSGVVDTAGRHANNFIVESVEGNIHIPLPTLIECDMLPDNRSEIPSPELARHHPHIEHLADKIPPLDANVSILLVLG, from the exons ATGGATAACAATCAGCCTTGGTTACAGCATTTACTCGCCGGTAGTCAGTACAGAATCGATAACAACTGTCAGACTTCCCCACCAGCAAACACG GCTCTATGTGGACTGAATGGTGGGATTCAAATGAGACCATTTCTGCCCCCCAGTCCCAAATCAGTTATTCAAATGAATAATTCTTCTTTTGGAATATCCACACTTGAGATGGGAATCAGTGATGAGGAGTGGGAAAGACTACAGCAGGCTCTCGACTGGCCTGGTCCAGATCAACAAATCACTCAGCTGAATCTGAGCACAAGTCCAGTCCACTCAACATTCTCTATTGTGGAACTGAAACAGAGTTACAAAGTGGGAGATAACATCTCCGTCATTATCACAGCCAGAGACCACAACAAGAACCTGAAAAGATATGGAGGAGATTTTTTCAAAGCAAAGCTTTtcaattcaaaactaaag GCAAGTGTGTACGGGGAGGTTGTGGATCATCGTAATGGGACTTActcagttcttcttcttcttccctgGGAAGGTCAGGCACAAGTTTTTGTACGTCTTGAGCACTCCAGTGAGGTTGTGCAGATTCTTAAAAAATACAGGGAGTCTTCATTCCCACGCAGTCACTATAATGGCCACTTTGAAGGGCCAGGAGCCAAGAACACCAAGATCAGTGAAGTAGTAGAATGTAATCTTAAGTGGGGTGCCAAAGGAAGTTTGAGGACAAGCAAATGCTGCTGTGAGTATAAGGATATAAAAACAGGGAATGAGTGGCAGTGTGAGAGACCGAAGAGACTTCCCTGTGACAAAATGGTTGGTCACTCCATGGGACGTTTTGAAAGCCCATTAAATCATTTTGAGAATCGACTTTTTTCAAA GAAATTAACAAATGTTGCCATTATTGGAGACAAAACAATCATAAATGTCCTTCCCAACACTGAAGTCATAG TGTATCCTGCTGGCCAAAGAGACAAAGCCATGAAGACTTACATTGTTCTTGATGAGCAGAGCAATAAGTCCCTTGGAAGAACAGAATTCTTTGAACATTTTGGAATTCAAGGTGCAGGGTCGAGGTACACTCTGAAGACTCAGGACTCAGGAGTGGTGGATACAGCAGGGCGACACGCCAACAACTTCATTGTGGAATCAGTAGAAGGTAACATCCACATTCCCTTGCCTACTCTGATTGAGTGTGACATGCTGCCAGACAACAGGTCTGAAATACCATCACCAGAGTTAGCCAGACATCATCCACACATCGAACACTTGGCAGACAAAATCCCACCCCTGGATGCCAACGTGTCGATCCTCCTTGTACTTGGGTGA